A stretch of DNA from Bacteroidales bacterium WCE2008:
CAAGGGTGATGAAAGAGATGATCGGAGGGATGAAGGAGATTACGCTGGTGGAACCGGTAGTGACGATAAAGAGCCGTATGAAACCTGCGGACATACCGGCAATGCAGGCGCTTGCCGAAGCAATAAAGAGCAATTAAACAAAACAAATTATATATGCAGGATAAATTACAGGAGTTGACAGACAAGCTTTTCAACGAAGGTCTGTCTAAAGGAAAGCAGGAAGGAGAAGCCCTGCTCGCAGATGCCCGCAAGAAGGCTGACGCTATCGTCCGCGATGCCAAGAAGCAGGCAGAGGCGATAATAGAGCAGGCTAACAAGGATGCCGAAGACCTCAAGGTAAAAGTCGGAAGCGATCTCAAGATGGCTTCTTCCCAGGCTTTGCAGGCTACTAAGAAAGACATCGAGAATCTGGTGATTTCCAGCCTCTCCGACAAGGAAGTGGCAGGAGTTCTCTCCTCAGAAGATTTCGTCAAGGGCGTCATTTCGGCCGTTGCCGAGAAATTCAGCACACAGGAGGCGGCAGATCTCGACATCGTACTTCCGGAGTCCATGAAATCGTCTCTCGAGCCGTTCATCCAGAACGAACTCTCAAAGAAATTCAGGAACGGAATCAACGCGACTTTCTCCAAGAAGATCGCAGGCGGTTTCACGATAGGACCGAAGGACGGAAGCTATTTCATCAGTCTTACTGACGAGACATTCAAGAGTCTTATCAGCGAATATCTCAGACCTGTAACCAGAAAACTCCTTTTCGGCGAATAATGGATAATTATCAGTACATAATCGCCTCCCTTCCCGTACCTGACAAGGACGTCAAGCCCGGAGATGCATCCAGAAGCGCAGAATTACTCGCTTTCATACGCGAGCACTGTTCCGCTAAGGACAACGAGCTGCTGGATCTTCTTCTCGACGGTTATGACGAAAGCAGGCTCGGACCTGAATTCTACGACAAGGCGCTTGCTTGCTCAAGCAACTTCATCAGGGAATTCTTCACATTCGACCTGCGCGTCCGCAATGCCAAGGTAAGGTTCCTTAACAAGGCACTCGACCGTCCGGAGTCCCAGGATATCTTCCTGGAGCCTGAAGGCGAGTTCCCGGAGGCCGCCAGACTCGGGACTGTACTCGAAGACAGCGATATCCTCCGCAGGGAAAGAGGTCTTGACGATCTCATGTGGGCTAAAATCGACGAGATTTTGATCTTCGATTATTTTGATATCGATGTAATCCTCGGTTTCGTGGCCAAGATGAAGATCGCCGACAGATGGCTGCTCCTCGACGAGCAGGCCGGACGAGAGATGTTCCGCC
This window harbors:
- a CDS encoding V/A-type H+-transporting ATPase subunit E, which codes for MQDKLQELTDKLFNEGLSKGKQEGEALLADARKKADAIVRDAKKQAEAIIEQANKDAEDLKVKVGSDLKMASSQALQATKKDIENLVISSLSDKEVAGVLSSEDFVKGVISAVAEKFSTQEAADLDIVLPESMKSSLEPFIQNELSKKFRNGINATFSKKIAGGFTIGPKDGSYFISLTDETFKSLISEYLRPVTRKLLFGE